The nucleotide sequence TACCTTGACAAGATCGAAGCGTTCCAACAGCGGATTGAGGAGGAAACGCCGTTGCCGCAGGCATTCATCGTGTCGCCGGGAACGATGCTGGCCGCGCAATTCGACCGGGCCTGCACGCTGGCACGGCGTCTTGAACGGAACCTGGCGCGGCTCAAGGAGACGATTCCGGCCTTCGATGCCGCCGACATCCTGGCCTTCGTCAACCGGTTGAGCGACACGTTGTACATGCTGGCGCGGCACGTTGAGAAACCGGCCCATTGCACCGTGGACTATCGTGTATTGAACGGGGAGTGACGGACAGCATGCGCGAATCCTTGCGGCGGGCTTTTGAGACGTATGATGTCGTTCTGGAACCGGATCGGAACGAGCCTGAATGGTGGGCAGGCGCGCCGTCGGTGACGCTGGGAGCGGACGGCGCGTTCTGGCTTGCGGCCCGTATGCGCGAGGGAACGTCGCCGCCCGGCGAGCGCGGCTATGAAGTGCGGCTGTTGCGAAGCGGCAACGGCATCCGCTTTGAGCCGGTCCATGCGATTAGCCGCGAGGCTCTGGGGGTGCGGTCAGTCGAACGGCCGGCGCTCGTGCATGATCCGCATACGGGCCTGTTCAAAATCTATCTGTGCGCCACGCGGGCCGAAGGCGGCTGGCACATCCTCCGGCTCGACGATGCGGCGGACCCCGCGCGGTTCGATCCGGGTACCGCGCGCGTG is from Candidatus Hydrogenedentota bacterium and encodes:
- a CDS encoding ATP:cob(I)alamin adenosyltransferase translates to MKSQVTTKQGDAGETGTLGGERYSKSHPIMECVGSLDELRVQTAMARLCLLQEHPDGDGAIADFLFWLLHVYFLIGSACSDPHDRHPEYRKGRVSRAYLDKIEAFQQRIEEETPLPQAFIVSPGTMLAAQFDRACTLARRLERNLARLKETIPAFDAADILAFVNRLSDTLYMLARHVEKPAHCTVDYRVLNGE